GATTCCGGTCCAATCCAGTTACTGTCCTTTCGTGTTGTAGTGCTTTCTATCAACTCGCTACCCCACAACAATTCAAACAGTCGAAGTTTCCGGAAGCTCTTTTGAGATCGTTCAAGACATCCAACGACACAGCCATTCAAGTTAATCTCTTACACGCTGTTTTGTTGTATTCGAAAATGGATTCCACCTTATTTTGTCGCCATGTCAACAGCTTTTTTGTTCTCCCAACGGACACAATCTTGACGTCGTGTTTGAAACTCGAAATACTGGCCACTCTGGCTAATACATCCAACATGAACACGATTATCCGTGAGTTGAAGTATTATATATCGCattcaaaatttgagaGAGTCATAATAAGCGCTGCATCCACGTTGGCCAGTTGTACTAATTTCTCGACGGGGCTCGAAACACATGTAATGAAATGGCTTATATCACGGATGGAGAGTAGCACCCTTTCCAGTAGTGTTCTCGACTGTTATGTTAGTATTATCCGGAAACTGGTAATCAACGATCCAGTTAAGCATCTTCCTATTTTGATCAAACTTGCAGATATCCTAGAAACTCAAGCTGGTATGGCTGATAATGCTAGGGCAGGGTTAATATGGCTCTTTGGTGAGGTTGCACTAATAGAGTATAGGATATGCCCTGATATTCTTCGAAAGCTCGTTCCAAGCTATTCGGACGAGGGTGttgaaacaagaaatgcAATCTTACTATTTGCTGCTAAACTTCTTTCATGTGAGATTGACAAAGATGCCGCTAACTTTGATATGGGGAGTTCTAGAATTGCCGCAATTTACGAAAGTGTGTTATATCTTGCAAAATTCGACGATTCGTTTGACGTTAGAGACCGTGCCAGATGGATCTCATCTATTTTTGAGTCTAAAAGATACGAAATTGCTGCACTATTGTTCCAAGCTCCCAAACCAACTACAAACAAGTGTACGGATAACTCTTTCAGTAACGATGATGTCGCTGATAATTCAATAGAGACGTACTTCGAATACATACCCTGGAATAGCACCCTGGAAACATTCGAAGATGACATAAGAAAGGAGACTCCATTGAAAGATTATGCAAAGTACAAGACTAGTATATCTTCAAACAGCTTTATTAGCGGCAACAATATGTCTAGGTCGTTCCAAAGCGGAAGCTCTGAAGGCGACAATATAACGAAGGTTTCTGGATCTGCTGATTCCAAGCCAAGATCGAATAATTTTACCTCAACTACTGGTAGAAAGTATAAGTTGCAAAGTTTGGATGAGTTTTTTGCGGATattccagtttcttcagtCAAAAACACTGTACCTACGAACGGCAACAGCCGACAAGTTAGAAGAGTAAttgaggaagaggagacGTCTTCATCTGAGGAAGAAACCAGTGGCGAGTACGAAACTGATTCAGGAGACGATAGCAGCACAGAGGAAGATGTGCAACATGATCCACCTAATAGCCCACCGCGTGTGCAATAGACATTATCACTGTAAGCTAATTTCacaaatattttcaaacGTAAAAGTGAATGTAACAACTGAATAGAATTATATAAAGGCATGTCCTTAGTTCTGGGACAACGGAAAGAAAGGAGAAACAGTCTATAGCACAGCTGAAGATATTCCTAGAGTGTACTCAATACATGTACTTAAATTCTGGATTTAGGTCACTCAACCTCTCGTTGTAAGGTATTGGCTGGTCCAATTCTCTGCAACGGTCGataattttttgcttcttgaTGTTTTCTCTCCTGTAAAGtagaaattgaacaaacgtcaaaaccaaagaggaaaattGGAAGGCGAGTGAAATTGAAAGACCTTTGATGTACCTTGGTTTATCTCCCTTTAGAAAGATCTGACCAGAGACCAGCCCTGATCCGGAACCCAAAAATAGGTTGACCCCAAGGGCGGTGGCCCTTTTAAAATAGTTCCCGTTATTACCGCTCAGCCACAAACAGTTGACCGCCGCGTTAACGTAAATTCCCATACAAAGGATGTAGACACCAAAGTATCTCACCGCATGTTTTTGTGAACCCAAAACAATGGAAATACCGATACATGTGGTCAAACATGCCCCCATGATAAACGGCGATCTAAGTCTGATTCTATCTGACCACACGGCACAAATGAAAAAGGTAATGGCAGTAAGGAAGTATACTGGCACTGTCATTAATTGGGCTCTTACATTGGTGAATCCCATTGACGTAATGATAATGGGGAGGAACACGGTTAGACCGAAGGTAGTCAAGTCAATACCGAAAAGTGCGACCGCCGAAACCCATGTCTTTATATCTTTTAGCGCTAGTTTCACCTGGAACCattcaaacttttcatcTGGGTTGAAAGTGCTCATCGTCTTGTATCTTTCCACGAtgtattctttttcctccttGGTAAAGCACCAGGTGTCCTCCAATTTATTGCTTAATCCGAAGACATAAAATGGCACAAACCCGATGGAGATAGCACCTTCAACGATGTAAATGTACTGCCACGCATTTAAACTGCCGTTAATCTTAGAGCAACCATACGATATCAACCCACcgaacgacgacgacagACACGCCGCACTAAAGATGAAAGCAAACCTCATTGCGTActgttctcttctgtatAGCACGGAGAGGTACATGTTAATGGCAGGGTAGATCATACCTTCGAATGCACCCAACAGCAACCGCACCACCAAAAGTTGTGGGTAGTTCTTAACCCAAGCGGTACACAGGGATATAGCACCAAACGAAAGCAGACAGAGAGACATCATCATGGGTGGGCCCATGATCTTCAAGAGGTTGGCTCCGATAGGGTCGAACAGAATGTACGTCCCGAAGAATACAGTAACACAGACGTTGTATTCTTTCCCCTTCAGTTCCAAGTCCTTTGACAGCCCTGCAACTTCAGCGTTACCAATGTTGGACTTATCCAAGTTAGACAGAAAATACAACGCTCCCATAAGCGGTATCAGATACATAtccatcttcttcaagatacGTTTTTCCATAGGATGTGCGATTGAAGGTAGAGTATCGTCATCTGTGCACGAACTTGTAGCTATTAATTCTCTCTGGGAACCTTCATCAacgttcttcttttctgtAACAGACCCACGACGGCGGTGGATCTCCTCCGTCGAATCTACCTCGGAGAATGAGACCTGGTTGGGGACGACCTTGTCGTCTGACGAAAACGTCATTTTGTCCACCAAACGATTCACAATAGCGACCATGTTTGGAGGAGGGGGGCGATTGGAAGCTAGATGTGGCTTCTCAGGAGATTGGACAAGCAGTTTCCTCTCGTGTTGGTATGGATAAGAGATCCTAACTCGAGGGAACTCCTATATCTAATTTGCAGTTATTTTGAACCAACAGGGACGGTGCAGTTGTTCAATTAGACGAAAAatgtcaaaaaaagaaaaataaaatgaaaattgaagaagaagatgacgcagaaagaggaagaatatatatataacgATAAACTGTGAAACCCGTAAATGGAATTTCTACAACACAGGAGCAGGACGGAAACAAtaaatattttggaaaacatgTCCTGAACCATCGAGTttatataatttttcaccAGCCGTGAAGTAGATGAAGATACAAACCACCGAACGCAAATGGACCCCTGTGACTCCGACGACAGCTATGACCCCGCAGATGCACGGGTGTTGGCGCGGTCTCAGTCCTCAGAACAACTGCAGGAAGCAAATACAAAAGTGGGAAATGGGGTAATGGAACGGCACATGGTGCATTACTGTTGGGTGTGGGATCCTGCGCAAGTGGAAACTCTTGAAGCCTTGTGTTCAGTGGTAGTATAGTATGTTCTGTATAGAGTGGGATACGTAAAAGTGAGGGAGCGGAAGATCCCGTTTTACAATTCAACTTTCTTCAGCATAATAAACATCCTTTATAATACGTAGTTAAGTGACTATACTAAAACGAAATGGCTTCTGGTGTGCAATGTTGAGCTGTTAGGCGATTGGAGGGGGGGGTTCGTTGCTACTCTAAAGTTCGAggaaaatatttttattaACGTCATTCAccatttttttaaaaatttcCTGATTGGGATTATCTGTCGCTCGACTTAACTATGTGAAGTCATTTGCACGTGACAGTGCTCAAACGGACACAGTCATAAACTTTGCTGCAATTTGTGTCTTTCTGGAGGTGATATTGGGTCattctgttgctgtttcttccttgCGGTTATGCGCTCCTCATTTCTTAATTAATTCAAAGTCCGTGAAGTTTTGCGGGAAGAAgtcaaaaaaaacaaaatacaaaatacaaaaatacaaaatacGAAATAtgttggaaattatagGTCCAAACCCTATAATCTTCCTGGAgataagtacatttttgtctTACGTCAAAATGGAGAATTGTCACAACGgtatttttcactggaaaattatatttgaagatatctctAGATAGTAATATGTACACtacatagttctgtttagagaagccgatacagttttcataTAAGTCCTATCGCCTTGTGATTATGAATCCCGTCAGTGACCAGTAAAATACAAATACACCCATTTGCCAGTGGTCACAGGGGTAATACTATTCTGAGGAAGTACACTGCTGTTTGCTTTTCCATATATCTTTGAGCTGTTTGCCAGGCTCTGTACGGTGCACTTTGGCTTTACCTTGTAGAAGAGGACAGTGTGCGAACGTTGCAACATTGCCCATAGCTCATATCCATAAACAGCCGTAAAGGACAAAATGTTTAAGGTGGTGTGTAGGAAAATCTGGCAAACAATGGTAATCAGGGAAGCGCTAGCTGCATTTGGATTCATTAGGCCAGTTTTGTGACATTGTTGAAGAGTGGTCATCAAGACCCTATTTATGAATGTTCAAATATGTAGGGTTTACAGGCTCAAGTAACATCAAATGGCACTAAAGAAGAATccctttttcaaaaggttGTCACAATTTATATTTCTGATCCAAAAAATTACAACCACCTCCGAATGGACGTCCTCTATCAGTATCTCTCACAACGGTGCAAATTAACttaggaaaaaaattaaagaagCTCTGCTTTAAAAAAGAGTCAATTCACAGCACTTTAAGCATTTTAAGTAAATTAAGGCTAGTTTGGGGATGTGGTCATTAGTTGACTGGAACTGTA
The sequence above is a segment of the Huiozyma naganishii CBS 8797 chromosome 11, complete genome genome. Coding sequences within it:
- the APL6 gene encoding AP-3 complex subunit beta (similar to Saccharomyces cerevisiae APL6 (YGR261C); ancestral locus Anc_5.45); this translates as MTDSLSQLASALESSRAITMEAAAVVGSKLGETSYTNYSNSLNAEQLRTFLNSRNTREVKDAMKRIISLIVSDDATIDVESFFADVLKNVTSEDPKVRRLVYIYMLRFAEKDPDLSLLSVNSLQKTLNDSDPEIRSFAIKALSDIKIPSLIPIVMLSLKKYITDTSPLVRSEVAYGLLKVYMWKDQEHYREDVGNMLKELLSDSEPRVISAAILTFKECFAQNLDWLHGHYRYFLKVIKQLDSWAQSYLIELLIRYVKKYIEPPTVTDISSNEPETAKLNKGYNKVPFPVYKVEMDPDLQLFLDKIVPLRFRSNPVTVLSCCSAFYQLATPQQFKQSKFPEALLRSFKTSNDTAIQVNLLHAVLLYSKMDSTLFCRHVNSFFVLPTDTILTSCLKLEILATLANTSNMNTIIRELKYYISHSKFERVIISAASTLASCTNFSTGLETHVMKWLISRMESSTLSSSVLDCYVSIIRKLVINDPVKHLPILIKLADILETQAGMADNARAGLIWLFGEVALIEYRICPDILRKLVPSYSDEGVETRNAILLFAAKLLSCEIDKDAANFDMGSSRIAAIYESVLYLAKFDDSFDVRDRARWISSIFESKRYEIAALLFQAPKPTTNKCTDNSFSNDDVADNSIETYFEYIPWNSTLETFEDDIRKETPLKDYAKYKTSISSNSFISGNNMSRSFQSGSSEGDNITKVSGSADSKPRSNNFTSTTGRKYKLQSLDEFFADIPVSSVKNTVPTNGNSRQVRRVIEEEETSSSEEETSGEYETDSGDDSSTEEDVQHDPPNSPPRVQ
- the TNA1 gene encoding Tna1p (similar to Saccharomyces cerevisiae TNA1 (YGR260W); ancestral locus Anc_5.50), which produces MVAIVNRLVDKMTFSSDDKVVPNQVSFSEVDSTEEIHRRRGSVTEKKNVDEGSQRELIATSSCTDDDTLPSIAHPMEKRILKKMDMYLIPLMGALYFLSNLDKSNIGNAEVAGLSKDLELKGKEYNVCVTVFFGTYILFDPIGANLLKIMGPPMMMSLCLLSFGAISLCTAWVKNYPQLLVVRLLLGAFEGMIYPAINMYLSVLYRREQYAMRFAFIFSAACLSSSFGGLISYGCSKINGSLNAWQYIYIVEGAISIGFVPFYVFGLSNKLEDTWCFTKEEKEYIVERYKTMSTFNPDEKFEWFQVKLALKDIKTWVSAVALFGIDLTTFGLTVFLPIIITSMGFTNVRAQLMTVPVYFLTAITFFICAVWSDRIRLRSPFIMGACLTTCIGISIVLGSQKHAVRYFGVYILCMGIYVNAAVNCLWLSGNNGNYFKRATALGVNLFLGSGSGLVSGQIFLKGDKPRYIKGLSISLAFQFSSLVLTFVQFLLYRRENIKKQKIIDRCRELDQPIPYNERLSDLNPEFKYMY